The Actinoplanes sp. N902-109 genomic interval CCGCCGCGGCCGGAGGCGCTGCTGCACGGCATCCTGCAGTTGCAGGAGAAGATCGCCCGGGAGCAGTCGGGTCCCGGCGGGGTGTCCCGGCCGGATCCGCTGGCTCCCCGGACGGCCGATTCGCTCACGGCTCCGGTGGTGCGTCCCCCGGCGTGAGGAGCAGCTGCAGGCCGAGGTCCGGGCTCTCGGTGAAGCCGAACTTGCGATAGAGCGGCTGGCCCGCCGCGCTGCCGAGCAGGTTGACGTAGGCGCCGGGCGGGGCGTGCTCGCGGATCCGCGCCAGCAGTGTCGACAAGATGACACTGCCCAGACCTTGCCGCTGGTGGCCGGGGAGCACCGCCATGTCCGCGATGTGGAAGTACCAGGCCCCGTCGCCGATGATCCGGCCCATCGCGACCGGCCCGCCGTCCGGCCCGGTGACGTAACAGCCGAACCAGGTCCCGGCGGCCACACCGGCGGCCTGCCCGGCGCTCTTGGGGGTGAGTCCGGACTGCTCCCGCAGCGCCAGGTAGGCATCGACGTCAGGCACCCCGGTCCGCAAGGTGTAAGCAGCGAGATCCATTTCGCTAGTTACTCATCCGGGCGGTTCGGCGTCAAGCGGTGGCGGTCCGGGGTTACCCTGCGAATCATGAGCGAGCAACCGCGGGCCGACTTCATCATCGACGTGCTGATCAGGGAGTTCGGCGACCTGATGGCGATCGACCCGGCGGCCTTCCGGCGCAAGTTCCGGAAGATGGCGTCCTCGCCCTTCGCCTTCTACCGCGGCAGCGCCTCGCTGTTCTACGCCGACCTCACCGGGGCCTACCGCGATGACCGCTTCCTCGACGAGCGCACCAGCCGGGTCTGGATCCACGGCGACCTGCACGCGGAGAACTTCGGCACCTACATGAACTCCGACGGCCAGCTCGTGTTCAACGTCAACGACTTCGACGAGGCCTACGTCGGGCCGTTCCTCTGGGACCTCAAGCGGTTCGCGGCCAGCCTCGCGCTCATCGGCTACAGCAAGGCGCTGTCCGACGACGCGATCACCGCGCTGGTCACCACGTTCGCCGGGGCCTATCTGACCGAGCTGCGGGCCATCGCCCGGGGCGGCGACGACGCGATCGGCTCGATCACCCTGGACAACGCCGACGGCGTGCTGCGCCGGGTGCTTCAGGAAGCGCGGCTCAACACCCGCGTCGACCTGCTGGCCGGGCAGACCACCGTCGACGACTACGAGCGCCGCTTCTCGCTGGGCGACGGTGTCTACGAGGTGGACGAGCGGACCGCCGCCGACGTCACCGCCGCGTTCCACGACTACCTGCGCACGCTGCCCTCCGGCGGCGACGGCGTGCACACCGGGATCAAGGACATCAAGCTGCGCAAGGGCGTGGGCATCGGCTCGGCCGGCCTGCCCTCGTACAACCTGCTGCTCGAGGGGCACACCCAGGCCCTCGAGAACGACGTGATCATCTACATGAAGCAGGCTCAGGTGCCGGCCGTCGCCCGCTGGATCGACGACGAGCAGGTCAAGAGCTACTTCAAACACCAAGGCCACCGTACGGCCGAATCGCAGCGCGCGTTGCAGGCGCACGCGGACCCGTGGCTGGGCTACACCGAGCTGGGCGGCGTGGGCCAGCTCGTCGCCGAGGTCTCCCCGTACGCGAACGACCTGGACTGGTCGGACGTCAACGAGCCGGAGGAGCTGACCGGGGTGGTCGCCGACCTCGGCCGCGCGGTGGCCCGCATGCACTCGGTGGCCGACGACGAGTCCAGCCACGACCTGGTCGACTTCTCCACCGAGGAGGCCATCGTCGCCGTCGTCGACAAGGACGAGCCCGGCTTCGTCGGCCTGCTGGTGGACTTCGCGCACCGCTACGGCGACCAGGCCCGCGAGGACCACCAGGACTTCGTCGACGTCTTCCGTAACGGCCGGCTGCCCGGTCTCTGACCCGCGGCCACGCGCGTCACTGCGGCTCCAGCACCCACGCGACGCCGGCCCGGTTGCGGGCCGCCTCGTCGGGCGTCACCGTCACCACGTAACCCGAGTGCGCGGGCAACCACACCGTGGTCAGCCCGCCGTCGGCATGCGGGTCGACATCGATGCAGTCGATCGTCTCCTCGATCAGCGTCTCGCCGATGGCGTCCGGTTTGCCGTTCCTGGCGGGCAGCGTCTCCATCTTGAACGAGACGGCGCCCGGTCCGGCGCAGGCCGTCCGCAGCAGGTACTCGCCCTCGCCGGCCGCGGTGGTCAGGATCTGGCTCCCCTCTTCGGTGGTGATCGACTGGACCTCGGCCGAGCTGCTCCCGGTCAGCAGGTCGATCGCCCGGCTGGTGTTCCACACCGTCTCCTGGCTCGCCTGCGTGCTCGGGTCGCTCTCCTCGTCGTGCCGCAGGGCCATCGCGTACGAAGCCCCGTCGCGCGCCTGGTCATCGCCGTTGATCGAGGCCGACAGCACCCCGGGGGCGGGCACCCGGACCATGATCGATGCCGGTTGCGGGTCGGCGGCGCAGGACACCACCTGGCCGCCCAGGTCCTGCGGGTTCGCGGCCTCGCGGCGCAGTTCGAGTCGTACGGTCAGCACGCCACGCCCGGCGCAGGCCACCGCAAGCGTGTAGCCGCCCGCCTGCACATCGGTGAACGTCGCGGGCAGGCTCTCGCCGACCAGCCCGCCGGCTGTACGGTCCCCGAGCCCGGCCACCGCACGGTGGGCGCTGCGGTCCGCCGGCCGGTTCTCGTGCTGGCCACCGCGGCCGGTCCAGCCGATCACAGCCGTTCCCCCCACGGCCGCCACCAGGGCGGTGGCCGCGGCCGCGTGCCGGGTCGTGCGGCGCCGGCGCACCGTGGTCCGGGCGGCATCGACGCCGGGCGGCTGCACCTGCGGCAGGGTGTCCGTCCGCAAGCCGGTGAACAGTTCCTCCAGCTGGTCAGACATGTCGCGCCTCCTCGGTGGTGATCCGGGCGGCGAGCGCGGTGCGGCCCCGGCTCAGCCACGACTTGACCGTGCCGTCCGGCACACCCTCGCGCTCGGCTATCTCGGCGACCGTCATGTCGGCCAGGTAGCGCAGGACCAGCACCCGCCGATGTGCCGCGGGCAGGGTCGCGAGCGCCGCGACCATGGCGACACGTTCGGGGTTGGGCCCGTCCACGTACTCGTCGGAGGGCCGCTGCTTGCGCAGGAAGGACAGCGCGGTCCGGGTGCGCCGCCACTTGCTGACGGCCAGGTTCCAGGCGACCCGGCGGATCCAGGCGACCGGGTCGTCGTACGCCGCGACGCTGCGCCAGCGCGCCAGGGCACGGCAGAATGCCTCCTGGACCACGTCCTGGGCCTCCTGCCGGTCCCCGAAGTACGCATACAACTGCACCGTGAGGTCGGCATAGTGCGCGGCGTACAACTCGTCGAACGACACGGGGGTGCGGGCAGGCACAGCGGTCACCGGCTCCGTTGTGATGGCTATCGCCTCCGATGTCACGGGCACTACACGCCTCGGTGGCCCACCGGGTTGCGCCGCCTCCCGACCGTAGTTCCGCCGGACAATAGGATGAGCGCCATGACGCCCGAAGAGGTCGGTGAGCGACTGGTCGCGCTGCTGACAGCCGACGATGCCTCCGTGGACCCAGCGGCGATCACCGCCGGCGTGTCGGGCGGCGGCCCCGGTCACGAGCGTGCGGTGGTGGACGTGCCCGCCGCGCTGTGGTGGGCCGCCGTCGACGCGGCTCACGACCCCGGCGCGCTCGGTTGCGACTACTTCGACTGGCTCTCGGCCGTCGACGAGCTCGACGAGGGCTTCACCGTGCTGGCCCACCTGTGGTCGGTCCGTCGCAAGCACGGGCTGCTGCTGCGCACCCGGGTGCCGCGCGACAACGCCGTGGTCGAATCCGTGGTCGACCTGTTCCCCGGCGCGGCCTGGCACGAGCGCGAGACCCACGAGATGTTCGGCATCGGCTTCGAACGCCACCCCGGCCTGCAGCCGCTGCTGCTGCCGCCCGGCTTCGAGGGCCACCCGTTGCGCAAGGAGTTCATCCTGGCCTCGCGCGTGGCCAAGGCGTGGCCGGGCGCCAAGGAGCCGGGTGAGTCGGAAGCGGGCGCGGCCAAGCGGGCCCCGATGCGCCCGCCCGGCGTCCCCGACCCCAACGAGTGGGGCCCGCTCAAGGGCAAGGTCCCGGCGCCCGAGACCCCGGCCCGCCGCGCCCGGCCCGCGCGCCCGGTTGCCAACGAAGGACCGCCGATCACCGGCAAGCCCGCCACCGAGGGGGAGTCCTGATGCCGCTCTGGCTCGACCTGCTCATCCGGGTCGTCGGCGTCCTGCTCGGGTTCCTCGTGCTGCCCCTGCTCGTCGGGCAGGCCGAGCACAAGGTCATGGCGCACATGCAGGGCCGGCTCGGTCCCATGTACGCCGGCGCGTTCCACGGCTGGGCCCAGCTGGTCGCCGACGGGGTCAAGTTCGTGCAGAAGGAGGACATCACCCCACGCGACGCCGACCGGACGGTGTTCCGGCTCGCACCGATCGTGGCGCTCTTCCCGTACCTGATCGTGATCCTGGCGATCCCGCTCGGACCCGGCGGCCTCGTCGCCCAGACCCTGGACATCGGCCTTTTCTTCGTGCTCGCCGTGCTCGGCGTGGGGGTTGTCGCCGTGCTGATGTCGGCCTGGGCGTCGGCAAACAAGTACAGCCTGCTCGGCGGGCTGCGGGGAGCCGCTCAGCTGCTCGGGTACGAACTGCCCCTCGTCCTCGCCGCCGCCAGCGTCGCGATGGCCGCGGGCACGCTCAGCCTGCCCGGCATCGTCGAGGCGTGGCATCCCTGGTGGTTGCTGTGGCAGGCGCCCGCCGCGATCGTGTTCTTCCTGTCCGGGCTCGCGGAGATCCGCCGCCCGCCGTTCGACATGCCGATCGCCGACTCCGAGCTGGTCTTCGGCTACATGACCGAGTACACCGGCCTGCGCTTCGCGTTCTTCCTGCTCGCCGAGTATGTCGGCATCATCGTCATCGCCGGCCTGACCACCGTGCTGTTTCTCGGCGGCTGGCACGGCCCGGACGCGGCGCATTTCGGCTGGCTGTGGACGCTGATCAAGGTCTTCGCGGTGTCGTTCGTGATCATCTGGTTCCGGGTGAGCTATCCACGGCTGCGCGAGGACCAGTTGCAACGGCTGTGCTGGCTGGTCCTGGTGCCGGTGGCGCTCGCCCAGCTCGTCCTGACCGCGGCGATCAAGGTGATGGTGGGATAAGCGCCCTGGATCCGGTCGGCGAGGCCGGGCCCGGGGGCCGGGCGCAGTTGCGGTGCGCCCGGCCACCCTTCCGTCCAGCTCGCCTCACGGTGCTCAGGTGAGCAGGGTGACCTGGTAGTCCAGCGTCGTGCCGCTCGCCGTGTAGGTAGCGGTCTGGCCGTTGGTGCAGTACG includes:
- a CDS encoding GNAT family N-acetyltransferase, with the protein product MPDVDAYLALREQSGLTPKSAGQAAGVAAGTWFGCYVTGPDGGPVAMGRIIGDGAWYFHIADMAVLPGHQRQGLGSVILSTLLARIREHAPPGAYVNLLGSAAGQPLYRKFGFTESPDLGLQLLLTPGDAPPEP
- a CDS encoding DUF2252 domain-containing protein, encoding MSEQPRADFIIDVLIREFGDLMAIDPAAFRRKFRKMASSPFAFYRGSASLFYADLTGAYRDDRFLDERTSRVWIHGDLHAENFGTYMNSDGQLVFNVNDFDEAYVGPFLWDLKRFAASLALIGYSKALSDDAITALVTTFAGAYLTELRAIARGGDDAIGSITLDNADGVLRRVLQEARLNTRVDLLAGQTTVDDYERRFSLGDGVYEVDERTAADVTAAFHDYLRTLPSGGDGVHTGIKDIKLRKGVGIGSAGLPSYNLLLEGHTQALENDVIIYMKQAQVPAVARWIDDEQVKSYFKHQGHRTAESQRALQAHADPWLGYTELGGVGQLVAEVSPYANDLDWSDVNEPEELTGVVADLGRAVARMHSVADDESSHDLVDFSTEEAIVAVVDKDEPGFVGLLVDFAHRYGDQAREDHQDFVDVFRNGRLPGL
- a CDS encoding RNA polymerase sigma factor — translated: MTAVPARTPVSFDELYAAHYADLTVQLYAYFGDRQEAQDVVQEAFCRALARWRSVAAYDDPVAWIRRVAWNLAVSKWRRTRTALSFLRKQRPSDEYVDGPNPERVAMVAALATLPAAHRRVLVLRYLADMTVAEIAEREGVPDGTVKSWLSRGRTALAARITTEEARHV
- a CDS encoding NADH-quinone oxidoreductase subunit C — its product is MTPEEVGERLVALLTADDASVDPAAITAGVSGGGPGHERAVVDVPAALWWAAVDAAHDPGALGCDYFDWLSAVDELDEGFTVLAHLWSVRRKHGLLLRTRVPRDNAVVESVVDLFPGAAWHERETHEMFGIGFERHPGLQPLLLPPGFEGHPLRKEFILASRVAKAWPGAKEPGESEAGAAKRAPMRPPGVPDPNEWGPLKGKVPAPETPARRARPARPVANEGPPITGKPATEGES
- a CDS encoding complex I subunit 1 family protein gives rise to the protein MPLWLDLLIRVVGVLLGFLVLPLLVGQAEHKVMAHMQGRLGPMYAGAFHGWAQLVADGVKFVQKEDITPRDADRTVFRLAPIVALFPYLIVILAIPLGPGGLVAQTLDIGLFFVLAVLGVGVVAVLMSAWASANKYSLLGGLRGAAQLLGYELPLVLAAASVAMAAGTLSLPGIVEAWHPWWLLWQAPAAIVFFLSGLAEIRRPPFDMPIADSELVFGYMTEYTGLRFAFFLLAEYVGIIVIAGLTTVLFLGGWHGPDAAHFGWLWTLIKVFAVSFVIIWFRVSYPRLREDQLQRLCWLVLVPVALAQLVLTAAIKVMVG